The Lacipirellula parvula genome window below encodes:
- a CDS encoding DUF1552 domain-containing protein, with amino-acid sequence MAQFPSMQRRTFLRGLGAAMALPFMESALPRSAWASAANAGKAPLRMAFLFIPNGAHMPDWTPTTEGANFVLPKTLEPLAKVQQKIQVLSGLTHANGFALGDGAGDHARSAATFLTGAHPVKTDGKGIKAGISVDQVAAEKLGKSTRFASLELGIEEGRLAGGCDSGYSCAYSNNISWRSETSPTGKETNPRQLFDRLFGGGSEEDRTQSRAKRDLERKSILDLVQQDARGLRRQLAKSDAQKLDEYLAGVREIEKRMNAPSDELYVDDQMTRPRGTPQEYAKHSRLMGDLLAVALQSDMTRVASWMFANEGSDRSYQMIDVAEGHHSLSHHQNEAEKQAKIAKINHYHMQQFAHFLERLDSVREGDGTLLDNTMIVYGSGISDGNAHNHDDLPIILAGGASAGIVGGRHLRYENGTPLMNLYLKMLHSADVRVDAVGDSTGQLDRIDVA; translated from the coding sequence ATGGCTCAATTCCCATCGATGCAGCGACGCACCTTCCTCCGCGGTCTCGGCGCCGCGATGGCGCTGCCGTTCATGGAAAGCGCGCTCCCCCGCTCGGCTTGGGCCTCGGCTGCCAACGCCGGCAAGGCGCCGCTGCGGATGGCGTTCCTGTTCATCCCGAACGGCGCTCACATGCCCGATTGGACGCCAACCACCGAAGGCGCCAACTTCGTCCTGCCGAAAACGCTCGAACCGCTCGCGAAGGTCCAACAAAAGATCCAAGTCCTCAGCGGCCTCACCCACGCCAACGGCTTCGCCCTCGGCGACGGCGCCGGCGATCACGCCCGCTCGGCCGCCACGTTCCTCACCGGCGCCCACCCGGTGAAAACCGACGGCAAGGGGATCAAAGCCGGCATCTCGGTCGACCAAGTCGCGGCCGAAAAGCTCGGCAAGTCGACCCGCTTCGCGTCGCTCGAGCTCGGGATCGAAGAAGGCCGCCTCGCCGGCGGTTGCGATAGCGGCTACAGCTGCGCTTACTCGAACAACATCTCCTGGCGTTCGGAAACGAGCCCCACCGGCAAAGAAACGAATCCGCGCCAGCTGTTCGATCGCCTCTTCGGCGGCGGCAGCGAGGAAGATCGAACCCAATCGCGGGCCAAGCGCGACCTCGAACGCAAAAGCATCCTCGACCTCGTCCAGCAAGACGCCCGCGGCTTGCGCCGCCAGCTCGCGAAAAGCGACGCCCAGAAACTCGATGAATACCTCGCCGGCGTTCGCGAGATCGAAAAGCGGATGAACGCCCCCAGCGACGAGCTCTACGTCGACGACCAAATGACGCGTCCCCGCGGCACGCCGCAGGAATACGCGAAGCACTCCCGCCTGATGGGCGACCTGCTGGCCGTCGCGCTGCAGAGCGACATGACCCGCGTCGCCTCGTGGATGTTCGCCAACGAGGGAAGCGACCGCTCGTATCAAATGATCGACGTCGCCGAGGGGCATCACTCTCTCTCGCACCATCAGAACGAAGCCGAGAAGCAAGCCAAGATCGCAAAGATCAACCATTACCACATGCAACAGTTCGCTCACTTCCTCGAGCGGCTCGACTCGGTGCGTGAAGGCGACGGCACGCTCCTCGACAACACGATGATCGTCTACGGCAGCGGCATCAGCGACGGCAACGCCCACAACCACGACGACCTGCCAATCATCCTCGCTGGCGGCGCCTCGGCCGGCATCGTCGGCGGCCGCCACCTGCGGTACGAGAACGGCACGCCGCTGATGAACCTCTATCTCAAGATGCTCCACAGCGCCGACGTGCGGGTCGACGCCGTGGGCGACAGCACCGGTCAGCTCGACCGCATCGACGTTGCGTAA
- the glgP gene encoding alpha-glucan family phosphorylase, whose protein sequence is MSQTEIPSSAANITRANWSEITPQHLYDKCMALARNLWWSWHPEVVNLFRDLDPVRWRQIDHNPIALLAEMTPDQVAERASEMVLYTRINQAHRRLKEYMANTRTTWGAREAGVLGAMPVAYFSAEFGIHESVPIYSGGLGVLSGDHIKSASGLGVPLIAIGLFYDQGYFKQHLNDEGWQNEEYLDTKVENLPMEPARDPNGKAITVEIETTHGKLLAKVWLMHVGRVPLYLLDCDVEGNSQEDRRLTSRLYGGDVRTRIRQELVLGVGGVKALRALGIKPGVYHLNEGHSGFAPLEVIRERMQDDGMSFDEALREVAAHTVFTTHTPVPAGHDRFDGGMIEEHLGPLRQKLGISYEQLMGLGRVEPQNEGESFCMTVIGLKLSRRANAVSSLHGHVSRRMWAHLWPWRVEEEIPIGHITNGVHIPTWLAYPMVQLYDKYLGTEWHTRMGEPDIWQKIYAVDPGELWETHNALKSRLLEFVRRRVSRQSRRRNEDPAIIEAARTVLDPNALTIGFARRFATYKRADLFLRNLEMMSDLLDDPNRPVQFVFAGKAHPADEPGKKLIQKIANLRHDPRFAGRVVFIEDYDINVARHMVQGVDVWLNNPRRPLEASGTSGQKAVLNGGLNMSILDGWWAEAYNGMNGFSIGSNVAHTDVEKNDARDGEDLVRVLAEEVIPLFYLRDADGLPHEWIARMTNSIATLAARFSAHRMVTDYVQKAYLVAAGGVSSDMSVR, encoded by the coding sequence ATGAGCCAAACCGAGATTCCTAGCTCCGCGGCCAACATCACTCGGGCCAACTGGTCGGAGATCACTCCCCAGCACTTGTACGACAAGTGCATGGCACTGGCTCGCAATCTCTGGTGGAGCTGGCACCCCGAAGTCGTGAACTTGTTCCGCGACCTCGATCCGGTCCGCTGGCGGCAGATCGACCACAACCCGATCGCGCTCCTCGCCGAGATGACGCCCGACCAAGTCGCCGAGCGCGCCTCGGAGATGGTGCTCTACACCCGCATCAACCAGGCCCATCGCCGGTTGAAGGAGTACATGGCGAACACCCGCACCACCTGGGGCGCCCGCGAAGCCGGCGTCCTCGGCGCGATGCCCGTCGCCTACTTCTCCGCCGAGTTCGGCATCCACGAATCGGTGCCGATCTACAGCGGCGGCCTCGGCGTCCTCTCGGGCGACCACATCAAAAGCGCGAGCGGCCTCGGCGTACCGCTCATCGCCATCGGCCTGTTCTACGATCAAGGCTACTTCAAGCAACACCTCAACGACGAAGGTTGGCAGAACGAAGAATATCTCGACACCAAGGTCGAGAATCTGCCAATGGAGCCCGCCCGCGATCCCAACGGCAAGGCGATCACCGTCGAAATCGAAACGACGCACGGCAAGCTGCTCGCCAAGGTCTGGCTGATGCACGTCGGCCGCGTGCCGCTGTACCTGCTCGACTGCGACGTCGAAGGCAACAGCCAGGAAGATCGCCGCCTCACCTCGCGGCTCTATGGCGGCGACGTCCGCACCCGCATCCGTCAGGAACTAGTGCTCGGCGTCGGCGGCGTTAAAGCCCTCCGCGCCCTCGGCATCAAGCCGGGCGTTTACCACCTCAACGAAGGCCACAGCGGTTTCGCGCCGCTGGAAGTCATTCGCGAGCGGATGCAAGACGACGGCATGTCGTTCGACGAAGCCCTTCGCGAAGTCGCCGCCCACACCGTCTTCACCACCCACACGCCGGTGCCGGCCGGTCACGACCGCTTCGACGGCGGCATGATCGAAGAGCACTTGGGCCCGCTCCGCCAGAAGCTCGGCATCTCGTACGAGCAGCTGATGGGCCTCGGCCGCGTCGAACCGCAGAACGAGGGCGAATCGTTCTGCATGACCGTCATCGGTCTGAAGCTCTCCCGCCGCGCGAACGCCGTGAGCTCGCTCCACGGCCATGTTTCGCGTCGCATGTGGGCTCACCTTTGGCCGTGGCGCGTCGAAGAAGAAATCCCGATCGGCCACATCACCAACGGCGTCCACATCCCGACGTGGCTCGCCTACCCGATGGTGCAGCTCTACGACAAGTACCTCGGCACCGAGTGGCACACCCGCATGGGCGAGCCAGACATCTGGCAGAAGATCTACGCCGTCGATCCGGGCGAGCTCTGGGAAACGCACAACGCGCTGAAGAGCCGCTTGCTCGAATTCGTCCGCCGTCGCGTCAGCCGTCAATCGCGCCGCCGCAACGAAGATCCGGCGATCATCGAAGCCGCTCGCACCGTGCTCGACCCGAACGCGTTGACGATCGGCTTCGCTCGCCGCTTCGCCACCTACAAGCGGGCCGACTTGTTCCTGCGGAACCTCGAGATGATGTCCGACCTGCTCGACGATCCGAACCGCCCCGTGCAGTTCGTCTTCGCCGGCAAGGCCCATCCCGCCGACGAGCCGGGCAAGAAGCTGATCCAGAAGATCGCCAACCTGCGGCACGATCCACGGTTCGCTGGTCGCGTCGTTTTCATCGAAGACTACGACATCAACGTCGCCCGTCACATGGTGCAAGGCGTCGACGTCTGGCTCAACAACCCGCGGCGTCCGCTGGAAGCCTCGGGCACGAGCGGTCAGAAGGCTGTGCTCAACGGTGGCCTCAACATGTCGATTCTCGACGGTTGGTGGGCGGAAGCCTACAACGGCATGAACGGCTTCTCGATCGGCAGCAACGTCGCCCACACCGACGTCGAGAAGAACGACGCCCGCGACGGCGAAGACTTGGTCCGCGTGCTGGCCGAAGAGGTGATCCCGTTGTTCTACCTCCGCGACGCCGACGGCCTGCCGCACGAGTGGATCGCCCGGATGACCAACTCGATCGCGACGCTCGCCGCCCGCTTCAGCGCCCACCGCATGGTGACCGACTACGTCCAAAAGGCGTACCTCGTCGCCGCCGGCGGCGTGAGCAGCGACATGAGCGTCCGCTAA
- a CDS encoding acyl-CoA dehydrogenase family protein codes for MPAIIRSPDDAALAELCRELAARAERLDASGDWPAEQLQLFADYGVYEWFAGPEWGGQAWDQESILRGYLALSGACLTTTFIQTQRDGACRRIESSTNDELKQRLLPGLTSGELFATVGISHLTTSSRHIAKPVLQARRVAGGFRLDGFSPWVTGANHADYVVLGATLMDGNETTSEQLLAAVPRTLPGVSTPSPAQLVSLSASHTGQFKLDNVFVSEEWLIAGPVENVMSSGSGAGTGGLGTSTLALGLAKAAIDFISAEASKRPELLPPRDGLLREYEELEAALFAAVRQEPTCTNDELRGGANSIVMRATQAALVAAKGAGFVVGHPAGRWCREALFFLVWSCPQPVVSAHLCELAGILD; via the coding sequence ATGCCCGCCATCATCCGCTCCCCCGACGACGCAGCCCTCGCCGAGCTCTGCCGTGAACTCGCCGCCCGCGCCGAACGTCTCGACGCCTCCGGCGATTGGCCCGCCGAGCAGCTGCAACTGTTCGCCGACTACGGCGTCTACGAGTGGTTCGCCGGCCCCGAGTGGGGCGGCCAAGCGTGGGACCAAGAGTCGATCCTCCGCGGCTACCTCGCCCTCAGCGGCGCCTGCCTGACGACGACGTTCATCCAAACGCAACGCGACGGCGCCTGCCGACGGATCGAATCGTCGACGAACGACGAGCTCAAGCAGCGGCTGTTGCCCGGCCTCACCAGCGGCGAGCTCTTCGCCACGGTCGGCATCTCGCATCTCACGACCAGCAGTCGCCACATTGCCAAGCCGGTGCTGCAAGCCCGCCGCGTCGCCGGCGGCTTCCGCCTCGACGGTTTTAGCCCGTGGGTCACCGGCGCCAACCACGCCGACTACGTCGTCCTCGGCGCCACGCTGATGGACGGCAACGAAACGACGAGCGAGCAACTCCTCGCCGCCGTGCCGCGGACGCTCCCCGGCGTCAGCACGCCGTCGCCGGCTCAACTGGTGAGCCTCTCGGCCAGCCACACCGGCCAGTTCAAACTGGACAACGTCTTCGTCAGCGAGGAATGGCTCATCGCCGGCCCCGTCGAAAACGTGATGTCCTCCGGCAGCGGCGCCGGCACGGGCGGCCTCGGCACGTCGACACTCGCGCTCGGCCTCGCCAAAGCAGCGATCGATTTCATCTCCGCCGAAGCGAGCAAGCGGCCCGAGCTGTTGCCCCCGCGCGACGGGCTGCTCCGTGAGTACGAGGAACTCGAAGCGGCTCTCTTCGCCGCCGTCCGCCAGGAACCGACCTGCACGAACGACGAACTCCGCGGCGGCGCTAACAGCATCGTCATGCGGGCCACCCAAGCCGCGCTCGTCGCCGCCAAGGGCGCCGGCTTCGTCGTCGGCCACCCCGCCGGCCGCTGGTGCCGCGAAGCCCTCTTCTTCCTCGTCTGGAGCTGCCCCCAGCCGGTCGTCTCCGCCCACCTCTGCGAACTCGCCGGCATCCTCGACTGA
- the cysC gene encoding adenylyl-sulfate kinase, whose amino-acid sequence MNPTDPIVVWHQQAVSRADREQQNGHRGCVVWFTGLSGCGKSTVANVVDHKLYERGVRTYLLDGDNVRHGLNATPAMLAERYGDEFGKRFGLGFGQQDREENIRRVGAVSQLMCDAGLVTLTAFVSPYRADRDAVRAILAPGDFIEIFVDAPLEVCEARDPKGLYKKARAGQIKDFTGIDAPYEPPVEPQLVLKSAEFSPEALAEEVLRYLTEAGKLNIA is encoded by the coding sequence ATGAACCCCACCGATCCCATCGTCGTCTGGCACCAACAAGCCGTCTCCCGCGCTGACCGCGAACAGCAAAACGGCCATCGCGGCTGCGTCGTCTGGTTCACTGGCCTCAGCGGTTGCGGCAAAAGCACCGTCGCCAACGTCGTCGACCACAAGCTCTACGAGCGCGGCGTCCGCACCTACTTGCTCGACGGCGACAACGTCCGCCACGGCCTCAACGCGACGCCCGCGATGCTAGCGGAGCGCTACGGCGACGAATTCGGCAAGCGCTTCGGCCTCGGCTTCGGCCAGCAAGATCGCGAAGAAAACATCCGTCGCGTCGGCGCCGTGTCCCAGCTCATGTGCGACGCCGGCCTGGTAACGCTCACCGCGTTCGTCAGCCCGTACCGCGCCGATCGCGACGCCGTTCGGGCAATTCTGGCGCCGGGCGACTTCATCGAGATCTTCGTCGACGCCCCGCTCGAAGTCTGCGAAGCCCGCGATCCGAAGGGGCTCTATAAAAAGGCCCGCGCCGGGCAGATCAAAGACTTCACGGGCATCGACGCTCCGTACGAACCGCCGGTCGAGCCGCAACTCGTGCTCAAGTCGGCCGAGTTCAGCCCCGAGGCCCTCGCGGAAGAAGTCCTCCGCTACCTCACCGAAGCCGGCAAGCTGAACATTGCGTAA
- the lpxK gene encoding tetraacyldisaccharide 4'-kinase, whose protein sequence is MISPSTFRDLISGRRRGVAAAAVRLAFGAASVPYGWAIRARNRGYDRGSKETHRPSVPVISVGNLTVGGTGKTPMVEWLARHLREQEVRVAILSRGYGAEQGGLNDEALELELSLPDVPHLQNPDRAASAEIAIDELAAQLLLLDDGFQHRRLERDLDLVLLDATEPFGFDRLLPRGTLREPVTGLRRAQGVVLSRADMIPPAAREQVRARVAQLAPTAAWAEVEHRPAALLDSNGGTSPLETVRDQPVVACCGIGNPAGFRHTLEGLGCRVERWREFPDHHDFTREDVEELAQLAREANARFIVCTRKDLVKLRVPSIGGVPLRAVGVELNFLRGEAELAAVILPLVERARAENNAMFDEDAGDGADGGLGGDG, encoded by the coding sequence ATGATTTCGCCTTCGACATTTCGTGATTTGATTAGCGGGCGGCGTCGCGGGGTGGCGGCGGCGGCGGTGCGGTTGGCGTTTGGGGCAGCGAGCGTCCCCTATGGCTGGGCGATTCGGGCCCGCAACCGCGGGTACGATCGCGGTTCGAAGGAAACCCATCGGCCGAGCGTGCCGGTGATCAGCGTAGGGAATCTCACCGTCGGCGGGACGGGGAAGACGCCGATGGTCGAGTGGCTGGCGCGGCACCTGCGGGAGCAAGAGGTGCGGGTGGCGATCCTCAGCCGCGGCTATGGGGCGGAGCAGGGGGGGCTGAACGACGAAGCCCTCGAGCTGGAACTGTCGCTTCCCGATGTGCCGCATTTGCAGAACCCCGATCGCGCGGCGTCGGCGGAGATCGCGATCGACGAGCTCGCGGCCCAGTTGCTGCTGCTCGACGATGGGTTTCAACATCGGCGATTGGAGCGAGATCTCGACCTCGTGCTGCTCGATGCGACCGAACCGTTTGGGTTCGATCGGCTGTTGCCGCGGGGAACGCTGCGGGAGCCGGTGACGGGGCTGCGGCGGGCGCAGGGGGTGGTGTTGAGCCGGGCCGACATGATTCCGCCGGCGGCGCGGGAGCAGGTGCGGGCGCGGGTGGCGCAGCTTGCCCCGACGGCGGCGTGGGCCGAAGTGGAGCATCGGCCGGCGGCGCTGCTCGATTCGAATGGCGGGACTTCGCCGCTGGAAACGGTGCGGGATCAGCCGGTAGTGGCCTGCTGCGGGATCGGCAATCCGGCGGGTTTCCGGCACACGCTCGAAGGGCTCGGTTGTCGCGTCGAGCGGTGGCGGGAGTTTCCCGATCACCACGACTTCACCCGCGAGGACGTCGAGGAACTAGCGCAGCTGGCCCGCGAGGCGAACGCGCGGTTCATCGTCTGCACGCGGAAGGATTTGGTGAAGCTGCGGGTGCCGAGCATCGGCGGCGTGCCGCTGCGGGCGGTGGGGGTGGAGCTGAACTTCCTGCGAGGCGAGGCGGAGCTGGCGGCGGTGATCTTGCCGCTCGTGGAGCGGGCGCGGGCGGAGAACAACGCGATGTTCGACGAGGATGCCGGTGACGGCGCGGACGGCGGGCTGGGCGGCGACGGCTAG
- a CDS encoding TraR/DksA family transcriptional regulator, with product MKSIEKDRYRRALEALLERMRPDADSINNQTRTSVGGDANQELSNAPFHLGDRGTDEFLFDMNTTLLENEEYLVNEVRAALVRINGDADGYGQCEHCSRSIAKERLEAIPYVRYCVKCADEAGSGAAANYNVGRPRSPSDTLAPEGEMNEFRGRDLDAPFSDLETDRDRRRSRSDQHAAGTPGGGGAHGGLAGSNDGNGDPNISELEDEMASGSSDLFDARDDDPDEPKSGRSGGAVGGTPANKRARS from the coding sequence ATGAAGTCCATTGAGAAAGATCGTTACCGTCGGGCGCTCGAAGCTTTGCTTGAGCGGATGCGGCCCGACGCCGATTCGATTAACAACCAAACGCGCACCTCCGTCGGGGGCGATGCAAACCAAGAGCTATCGAACGCGCCGTTCCATCTCGGCGATCGCGGAACCGATGAGTTCCTCTTTGATATGAACACGACGCTCCTTGAGAATGAGGAGTATCTGGTGAATGAAGTTCGCGCGGCGCTCGTGCGAATCAACGGCGACGCCGATGGCTACGGCCAGTGCGAGCATTGCAGCCGATCGATCGCGAAGGAACGGCTCGAAGCGATTCCCTATGTGCGGTACTGCGTGAAGTGCGCCGACGAGGCCGGCAGCGGCGCCGCGGCGAACTACAACGTGGGGCGGCCGCGCTCGCCGAGCGATACGCTCGCGCCTGAGGGTGAGATGAATGAGTTTCGTGGCCGCGATCTCGATGCGCCGTTCAGCGACTTAGAAACCGATCGTGATCGTCGTCGTTCGCGGAGCGATCAGCATGCGGCTGGCACGCCTGGCGGCGGCGGAGCGCATGGCGGGCTGGCGGGGAGCAACGACGGCAACGGCGATCCGAACATCTCGGAGCTTGAAGACGAGATGGCGAGCGGCTCGAGCGATCTGTTTGATGCGCGGGACGATGATCCCGATGAGCCGAAGTCGGGGCGTTCAGGCGGGGCCGTTGGGGGGACGCCGGCGAATAAGCGGGCGCGGTCTTGA
- the nadB gene encoding L-aspartate oxidase, with translation MQPVVPRYLVAFHPKRVSHHFVDVLVIGGGIAGLRATMGIDPRLSTLVVTKDKLQESNSAYAQGGIAGVLGADDKFENHVEDTLVAGAGLCDREVVEMVVREAPEHIRQLIEWGTSFDKLEGELLLGREGGHSHNRIVHALGDATGQEIMRAMIARARDVLRAQFWQNTFTIDLLTSDDRCRGALVWNERHGKTFVWAKQTILATGGAGQIFRETTNPPVATGDGHAAAYRAGAELADMEFMQFHPTVLYIAGSSRSLISEAVRGEGAILVNVLGHRFMPDYDPRAELAPRDVVSQAIADQMEKTKHSCVYLDLSHLDAETMRARFPGIAQRCREFGLDIAVDRIPVRPGAHYMIGGVKVDHDGRTTLDGLFAAGEVTSSGLHGANRLASNSLLEGLVFGARAGDAASAAALEMPDSFEAISLENPPIAHATEHLDLQDVRNALKSLVWRAAGVRRDGEGLRSAAKSIEQWQRFALAQQFSDPAGWELQNMLTVARVLIGAALRREESRGVHLRSDFPEQDDVHWKVRLGDRRVV, from the coding sequence ATGCAGCCCGTGGTTCCTCGGTATCTCGTCGCCTTTCACCCCAAGCGCGTCTCGCACCACTTCGTCGACGTGCTCGTCATCGGCGGCGGCATTGCGGGGCTGCGGGCGACGATGGGGATCGATCCGCGGCTTTCCACGCTCGTGGTGACCAAAGACAAGCTGCAGGAATCGAACAGCGCCTACGCGCAAGGCGGCATCGCTGGCGTGCTGGGGGCAGATGACAAATTCGAAAACCACGTCGAGGACACGCTCGTCGCCGGCGCCGGCTTGTGCGATCGCGAAGTGGTCGAGATGGTCGTTCGCGAGGCGCCCGAACATATCCGCCAGCTCATTGAGTGGGGCACCTCGTTCGACAAGCTCGAAGGCGAACTGCTGCTCGGCCGCGAGGGGGGCCACAGCCACAACCGCATCGTCCACGCCCTCGGCGACGCCACCGGGCAAGAGATCATGCGGGCGATGATCGCGCGGGCTCGCGACGTGCTCCGCGCCCAGTTTTGGCAGAACACCTTTACCATCGATCTCCTCACCAGTGACGACCGCTGCCGCGGCGCGCTCGTTTGGAACGAGCGGCATGGCAAGACGTTCGTCTGGGCGAAGCAGACGATCCTCGCCACCGGCGGCGCGGGGCAGATCTTCCGCGAAACGACCAATCCGCCCGTCGCGACCGGCGACGGCCACGCCGCCGCGTACCGCGCGGGCGCCGAACTCGCCGACATGGAGTTCATGCAGTTCCACCCGACGGTGCTCTACATCGCCGGCAGCAGCCGCAGCCTCATCAGCGAAGCGGTCCGCGGCGAGGGCGCCATTCTCGTGAACGTGCTCGGCCACCGGTTCATGCCCGACTACGACCCCCGCGCCGAACTCGCCCCGCGCGACGTCGTCAGCCAGGCGATCGCCGACCAAATGGAGAAGACGAAGCATTCGTGCGTCTATCTCGATCTCAGCCACCTCGACGCCGAAACGATGCGGGCCCGCTTCCCGGGGATCGCGCAGCGTTGCCGCGAGTTCGGCCTCGACATCGCGGTTGATCGCATCCCCGTCCGCCCCGGCGCCCACTACATGATCGGCGGCGTGAAGGTCGACCACGACGGCCGGACAACGCTCGACGGCCTCTTCGCCGCCGGCGAAGTCACCAGCAGCGGCCTGCATGGCGCCAATCGGCTCGCGTCGAACAGCTTACTCGAAGGCCTCGTGTTCGGGGCCCGCGCGGGCGATGCGGCCTCCGCAGCGGCGCTTGAAATGCCCGACTCGTTCGAGGCGATTTCGCTGGAGAACCCGCCGATTGCGCACGCCACCGAGCACCTCGATCTGCAAGACGTTCGCAACGCGCTGAAGAGCCTCGTCTGGCGCGCCGCCGGCGTCCGCCGTGACGGCGAAGGGCTGCGCAGCGCCGCGAAGTCGATCGAACAGTGGCAGCGGTTTGCCCTCGCGCAGCAGTTCTCCGATCCAGCGGGCTGGGAGCTGCAAAACATGCTCACCGTCGCCCGCGTGCTCATCGGGGCGGCGCTACGGCGTGAAGAATCACGCGGTGTGCATTTGCGAAGCGATTTTCCGGAACAGGACGACGTTCACTGGAAGGTGCGACTAGGCGATCGACGAGTTGTGTGA
- a CDS encoding Uma2 family endonuclease, translating to MSSAYSTHVGPPGVGVIKLPVAPLRTEQYLQMISAGIFDSSQKVELIGGVITPMAPAGPDHNSSVVELNEIFTKVIDRFKLQSQGTLVLTEGHVFDPDFALLQRKPEGYSRALPTAMDVKLIVECAASSLKRDRHVKREIYAQAGIQEYWIVDLTEKKLQVFRQPAAAGYEFEQTFGLGDYVAPLACPDLEVQVAAIFA from the coding sequence ATGAGCAGCGCTTATTCCACGCACGTTGGCCCGCCAGGAGTGGGCGTCATCAAACTGCCGGTCGCTCCGCTGAGGACAGAGCAGTATCTTCAGATGATCAGTGCTGGGATTTTCGACTCGTCGCAAAAGGTGGAACTTATTGGAGGGGTAATCACTCCGATGGCGCCTGCCGGACCCGATCACAATAGTTCCGTTGTCGAGCTGAACGAGATTTTCACGAAAGTTATCGACAGGTTTAAGCTGCAATCGCAAGGGACGCTTGTCCTGACCGAAGGTCACGTCTTCGATCCGGACTTTGCTTTGCTCCAGCGGAAGCCGGAGGGGTACAGCCGCGCGTTACCGACGGCGATGGATGTGAAGCTCATCGTCGAATGCGCGGCAAGCTCGTTGAAGCGAGACCGCCATGTGAAGCGAGAGATTTACGCTCAGGCGGGCATTCAGGAATACTGGATTGTGGATCTGACTGAGAAGAAGTTACAGGTCTTCAGACAACCAGCGGCGGCCGGCTACGAATTTGAGCAGACGTTCGGCTTGGGAGATTACGTAGCGCCGCTTGCATGCCCAGACCTCGAAGTGCAAGTGGCGGCGATATTCGCCTAG